The Humulus lupulus chromosome 3, drHumLupu1.1, whole genome shotgun sequence genome window below encodes:
- the LOC133825606 gene encoding uncharacterized protein LOC133825606, protein MEVGTLLMQANQASINEQMLLEEGMSSTTIEGINESYIPHFGEEVADFIIEDNTKRKKKLEEIQLVISDCRVNTIEQGQIYKDKNTIKSTLSYYAMLHNFQFKTKRSEPREYLVTCANETCNWLVRASKYRNQDLFKVRKCNPNHTCSVEIVLEDHRQAKSIVVGELIKNKYKSIKRNYIPNDIMNDMNDDFGVTMGYTKAWRSREKALRLVRRNPNVSYQKLPMYLYMLKQANLGTITHLLTDKEDRFKYLYIAFSNSIKDSEYDNSWLWFFSKLRDTYGEPEGLTIVSDRHKSIDNAVHMVYPNAFHGACMFHLLNNLKSKYESHGEELQIKFIAAAKAYTKTECEHYMRGLDRIDRRIRPYLENTKYET, encoded by the exons ATGGAGGTGGGGACATTATTAATGCAAGCAAATCAAGCTTCCATCAATGAACAAATGTTACTTGAAGAAGGAATGTCAAGCACAAcaattgagggcataaatgagtCATACATACCTCATTTTGGTGAAGAAGTAGCTGATTTCATAATTGAGGacaatacaaaaagaaaaaagaagttggaggaAATCCAACTAGTAATATCTGATTGCAGAGTCAACACAATAGAGCAAGGGCAAATTTACAAGGATAAGAACACAATCAAATCAACTCTTAGCTACTATGCAATGCTGCATAACTTccagttcaaaacaaaaagatcagAACCTAGAGAGTACCTAGTTACTTGCGCAAATGAAACATGCAACTGGTTGGTGAGAGCATCTAAGTACAGAAATCAAGATTTATTCAAGGTACGGAAATGCAATCCAAATCATACTTGCTCTGTTGAAATTGTTTTGGAAGATCATAGGCAAGCAAAAAGCATCGTAGTTGGGGAattaataaagaataagtacaagtCAATCAAAAGAAATTACATTCCAAATGACATCATGAATGATATGAATGATGACTTCGGAGTAACTATGGGATACACAAAAGCATGGAGATCAAGAGAGAAAGCTTTGCGTCTAGTAAGAAGGAACCCCAATGTTTCATATCAAAAGTTGCCAATGTATCTTTACATGTTGAAGCAAGCCAATCTAGGAACAATAACACACCTACTCACAGACAAGGAAGATAGATTCAAATACCTATACATAGctttctctaactcaatcaagg ACTCTGAATATGATAACTCATGGCTTTGGTTCTTCTCCAAACTAAGAGACACCTATGGAGAACCCGAAG GATTGACTATAGTTTCTGACAGACATAAGAGCATAGACAATGCAGTACATATGGTGTACCCAAATGCTTTCCATGGAGCTTGCATGTTTCACTTGCTCAATAATTTGAAAAGCAAGTATGAGAGTCATGGAGAAGAGCTACAAATAAAATTCATTGCAGCAGCAAAAGCATACACAAAAACAGAATGTGAACACTACATGAGAGGCCTTGATAGAATTGACAGACGCATTAGACCCTATTTAGAAAATACCAAGTATGAAACTTAG
- the LOC133825607 gene encoding uncharacterized protein LOC133825607 gives MMTSNIAKSLNTALKAARNLLIDILVECLRSLVQKWVWNNSNNANGTFTKVSTATENELRHGIVSKMKFQEDELPCGHAVAVIAKRNLSVYDYCAKFYRTETLKALYQENVHHLPHKDEWNLPQHLDIMVLPPNATIHAGRPRKKRIRSRGEPKVIITCGKYGQPGYNRKT, from the exons ATGATGACATCCAACATCGCAAAATCACTCAACACTGCACTAAAAGCTGCAAGAAATCTCCTCATTGATATCTTGGTTGAATGCCTTAGAAGTTTGGTTCAAAAGTGGGTTTGGAACAACTCAAATAATGCAAACGGAACATTCACAAAAGTCTCTACAGCAACAGAGAATGAATTGAGACATGGCATTGTTTCAAAGATGAA GTTCCAAGAAGATGAATTGCCTTGTGGCCATGCAGTAGCTGTCATTGCAAAGAGAAACTTGAGTGTGTATGATTATTGTGCAAAGTTCTACAGAACAGAAACGTTGAAAgcattgtatcaagaaaatgttcATCATTTGCCCCATAAAGATGAATGGAATCTCCCACAACACTTGGACATAATGGTGTTGCCTCCAAATGCAACAATCCATGCAGGAAGaccaagaaagaaaagaataagatcaAGAGGGGAACCTAAAGTAATAATCACCTGTGGGAAATATGGGCAACCAGGATATAACAGGAAGACTTGA